CAGAACTTGTTGCAGCTGTGAGTAATAGCGGAGGATTAGGTACGCTTGGAGCAGGGTATATGAGCCCAGAACAAATCCGTGAAGCGATTTATAAAATAAGGGAACTAACAAATAAGCCTTTCGGTGTTAATTTACTTTTAACGAAAGAGATACAGATAGAAGAAGAGAAGGTAAACGAGGCGAAAGTATTACTTAGTGGAGTGAATAGAGAATTAGGTATAGAGGAAGAAAAGGCTTTAAAACTTCCAAAAAGCTATAAAGAACAATTACAAGTATTATTAGAGGAAAAGGTACCAGTCGTTAGTTTTGCATTTCAAACGTTAGAAAAAGAAGAAATAGATGATTTGAAAAAGGAAGGGATAAAAGTTATCGGAACAGCTACCCATGTAGCGGAAGCGAAAGCACTTGCTAAGTTAGGGGTAGATATTATCGTCGGGCAAGGTAGCGAGGCAGGAGGGCATAGAGGAACGTTTATTGGGAAAGAACAAGATGCGATGATTGGTACATTTGCATTAATCCCGCAATTAGTAGCGGAAGTACCTCATATCCCGATTGTTGCAGCAGGTGGTGTAATGAATGGGCAAGGGCTTGTCGCGGCATTTGCGTTAGGGGCAGAAGCTGTTCAAATGGGATCAGCCTTT
This Bacillus mycoides DNA region includes the following protein-coding sequences:
- a CDS encoding NAD(P)H-dependent flavin oxidoreductase, translating into MSYKEGIGKVGGKMMFTSRVIDILQIKYPIIQAGMAGAITTPELVAAVSNSGGLGTLGAGYMSPEQIREAIYKIRELTNKPFGVNLLLTKEIQIEEEKVNEAKVLLSGVNRELGIEEEKALKLPKSYKEQLQVLLEEKVPVVSFAFQTLEKEEIDDLKKEGIKVIGTATHVAEAKALAKLGVDIIVGQGSEAGGHRGTFIGKEQDAMIGTFALIPQLVAEVPHIPIVAAGGVMNGQGLVAAFALGAEAVQMGSAFLTSEESITHDVYKEAILHSTDTSTTVTRAFSGKYARGIRNEFIEKHEGREKNLPMYPVQNVLTSKIRQEAAKQNKEEYMSLWAGQASSLARTESAQHVVKRVMKEAENVIEQLQGVYRKRPLE